Within Staphylococcus sp. NRL 16/872, the genomic segment ATTAACAGTATTGGAGATGCGTCTTCACGTAAAGAATATAACGATGCATTGGTAAAACATTTTGAACCAGTGATAGATACATTCTGCCCTGATTGCCAATCACGTTTACACAGTAATCCAATGCGTATCTTAGATTGTAAAGTTGACCGTGATAAAGAAGCGGTTAAAAACGCGCCACGTATTACTGATTATTTAAATAGCGAATCAAAAGCTTATTATGAGGAAGTTAAAGGTTACTTAGATGAGTTAGGTATTAATTATGTAGAAGATCCTAACTTAGTTCGTGGTCTTGACTATTACACTCATACTGCTTTTGAACTTATGATGGATAACCCTAACTATGATGGGGCAATCACTACACTATGTGGTGGCGGTCGTTATAATGGCTTATTAGAGTTATTGGACGGCCCAAGTCAAACTGGTATTGGTTTCGCTTTAAGTATTGAAAGATTACTTTTAGCACTTGAAGAAGAAGGCATTGAATTAGATGTTGAAGATGATTTTGATTTATTCATAGTGACTATGGGAGAAGAAGCTGAACGCTATAGTGTGAAACTATTAAATAATTTAAGAAAACACGGCGTTAAAGCTGATAAAGATTATTTAAAACGTAAAATTAAAGGTCAAATGAAACAAGCCGATCGTTTAAATGCTAAATATACAGTTGTAATAGGTGATCAAGAACTTGAAAATAATCAAATAGATGTGAAAAATATGGCAACAGGTGAATCAAAAACTGTTAAATTAGATGAACTTGTTAACTTTTTTGAAAAATAATAAAAGGAGAATTAAAAATGAGTAAGAGAACAACTTATTGTGGTTTAGTTACAGAAGAATTATTAGATCAAAAAGTAACTTTAAAAGGATGGGTACACAACCGTCGTGATTTAGGTGGGTTAATCTTTGTTGACTTACGTGACAGAGAAGGTATCGTTCAAATCGTATTTAACCCTGATTTCTCTGCAGAAGCATTGAGTATTGCTGAAACAGTACGTTCTGAATATGTAGTTGAAGTTGAAGGTACAGTAACAAAACGTGATCCTGAAACAGTGAACCCTAAAATTAAAACTGGACAAGTGGAAGTACAAGTTTCAAATATTACAATCATAAATAAAGCAGAAACACCTCCATTCTCAATTAACGAAGAAAATCAAAATGTAGATGAAAACATTCGTTTAAAATATCGTTATTTAGATTTAAGACGTCCAGAATTAGCTCAAACATTTAAAATGAGACATCAAACAACACGATCTATTCGTGAATATTTAGATAATAGTGGTTTCTTTGATATAGAAACACCAGTATTAACTAAATCTACACCAGAAGGTGCTCGTGACTACTTAGTACCATCTCGTGTACATGAAGGTGAATTTTACGCATTACCACAATCACCACAATTATTTAAACAATTATTAATGATTAGTGGTTTCGATAAATACTATCAAATCGTTAAATGTTTCCGTGACGAAGACTTACGTGCTGATCGTCAACCAGAATTTACTCAAGTCGATATCGAAATGAGCTTTGTAGATCAAGAAGATATTATTCAAATGGGCGAAGAAATGCTTCGTAAAGTAGTTAAAGACGTTAAAGGTATTGAATTAGAAGACGAATTCCCACGTATGACATACGCTGAAGCAATGCGTCGTTATGGTTCAGACAAACCAGATACACGATTTGGAATGGAATTAATTGACGTATCTCAATTAGGGAAAGAAATGGATTTCAAAGTATTTAAAGATACTGTTGAAAATAATGGTGAAGTTAAAGCAATTGTTGCTGAAGGCGCTGCAGACAATTACACTCGTAAAGATATGGACGGCTTAACTGAGTTTGTAAACATTTATGGTGCTAAAGGATTAGCTTGGGTTAAAGTTGTAGATGACGGTTTAAGTGGTCCAATCGCTCGTTTCTTTGAAGACCAAAATGTAGCAACATTAAAAGAATTAACTGGCGCTAAATCAGGCGACTTAGTTATGTTCGTTGCAGATAAACCAAGTGTTGTGGCTCAAAGTTTAGGCGCATTACGTGTGAAACTTGCTAAAGAGCTTGGCTTAATTGATGAAACTAAATTAAACTTCTTATGGGTAACTGATTGGCCATTATTAGAATATGATGAAGATGCTAAACGCTATGTAGCAGCACATCATCCTTTCACATCACCTAAACAAGAAGATATTGCTAAATTAGATTCAGAACCTGAAAACGTTGAAGCTAACGCTTATGACATCGTACTAAACGGCTATGAATTAGGTGGGGGATCTATCAGAATCTCAGATAGCCAATTACAAGAAAAAATGTTCGAAGTTCTAGGATTTACTAAAGAACAAGCTAGAGAACAATTTGGCTTCTTATTAGATGCATTCAAATATGGTGCACCGCCACACGGTGGTATCGCATTAGGTTTAGACCGTTTAGTAATGTTATTAACTAATCGCACTAACTTACGTGATACAATTGCATTTCCTAAAACTGCTTCAGCTACATGTCTGCTTACAGATGCACCTGGAGAAGTTTCTGATAAACAACTTGAAGAATTATCATTAAGAATTCGTCATTAATATAAATAATTAAATAGTAAATTTGCAGAGGCTGTTAATAGAGGATTTTCATACTTTATTAGCAGTCTTTTTTTAGGAAAAAGAAGCAACCATTACTTTTTAAACTACTATAATTATATTATGTCAACTTATAATATTTAAAAATTTTTTTATCACAAGTTTGAATTTCTGACAATTCTTAAGGATTTCTTTATTTTGAGGTTTGTGCTATTATATCTATATAAGATAGTCATCTGTATTGTACGTATGTTTGCTTTTTATTTGGGCCTAACACTTTTTGATCAGGGAGCCCAATAGGTTTTCTTGCAGCGCACACGCCTCAATAGGAGGACTTGCAAAACAAGAAACAGGGCACCCACCTGTATATAGCAGGCCGAATGATCAAGCTTTTTATAACTACGGCAATTACGGACTCTATCGGTACGCAAGACTTTTGTCTTGCGTATTTTTATTTGTCTTTTTCTGTTAATATTATGGTAACGTAATGTTTGATAAAGGAGTTCAAAATGAAACATCAATTTTCAAGAAATGAATTAGCATATGGTAAAGAAGGTTTAGATTTATTAAAGAATAAAACAGTGGCCGTGTTAGGAGTAGGGGGCGTTGGTTCATTTGCAGCTGAGGCGCTTGCTAGAACAAATATTGGTCATATTATTCTTATAGATAAAGATGACGTCGATATTACAAACGTCAATCGTCAAATTCATGCTTTAACTACAACTATTGGCCAAAGCAAAGTAACGCTTATGGAAGAAAGAATTAAATTAATTAATCCTGATTGTAAAGTAACACCTTTACATATGTTTTATACTGAAGAGACTTATGAAGATTTATTCAACAACTATGATATCGATTATTTCATAGATGCTAGTGATACGATTATATATAAAGTACATCTTATGAAAGAATGTCTAGAACGTGGAATTAAAGTGATTTCAAGTATGGGCGCTGCTAATAAGACTGATCCTACACGTTTCCAGATTGCAGATATCTCTAAAACGTATATGGATCCCATGGCTAAAATTATTAGAAATAAATTAAAACGTCAGGGTATTAAAAAAGGTATTCCTGTAGTATTCTCAGATGAAAGTCCTATCGTAATACGTGAAGATGTAAAAGCAACGGTGGGGGACCCGAATGCTAGTAACCGTAAAGGTCAAATGCCTCCTTCTTCAAATGCATTTGTACCTAGCACAGTAGGTTTAATATGTGCCAGTTACGTAGTTAACGATATCTTAAAAGATGTACCAGTTCGACGCATTAAAGATAAAGGTAATTTTTAATTAAAAAAGACTATGAAATTGAGAGGAATGATATCACTCTATATTTCATAGTCTTTAACTTTATTTTTTATTGCGAAGATTATCATATACTGCTTTAAATTGTTGCTCACTTTTTGATGTCGTCTTCGGTTCATAATAAATTTTATTTTTTAATTTATCTGGTAAATATTGTTGAACTACATAACTATTTTCATAATTATGAGGGTATTTATATCCAATTGCTCGTCCTAATTCTTTCGCTCCTTTATAGTGCCCATCTCTTAAATGATCAGGGATTTGACCAACTTGGCCTTTACGTATATCACTCAAGGCGCTATCAATTGCCATGATAGCTGAATTAGATTTAGGTGATAGCGAAAGTTCAATTACTGCTTGGCTAAGAGGTATGCGTGCCTCTGGGAAACCTAAGCGTTCAGCAGATTGTATAGCTGCAAGCGTTCGTTGTCCAGCACTTGGCGAAGCGAGACCGACATCTTCATAACTAATGACTAATAAACGTCTGACAATCGTTGGTAAATCTCCAGCTTCAATTAATCTTGCTAAATAATGTAATGCTGCATTCACATCGCTACCTCTAATTGATTTTTGAAAAGCACTCATCACATCATAATGCATATCTCCATCTTTATCGCTTACAAAAGCACCTTTTTGCAAACAATCCTTTGCATCTGATAATGTTATACGACGTTGTTCATCTGCTACATCAGCACTTAACACTGCTAATTCTAAAGCGTTTAATGCACTTCTAACGTCTCCATGACTTTGAGTTGAAAAGTATTCAAGTGCATCTTCGTCAACAACTGGATTATATATTTTCAATCCTCGTTCTTCATCTGACAAAGCTCTATCAAGGGCTACACGGACGTCATTCTCATCTAAAGCATATAACTCAAATATTTGCGCTCTAGAACGTATAGCAGGATTGATAGCATGATATGGATTAGAAGTAGTTGCACCAATTAATACAATTTTTCCGTTCTCTAGATGTGGTAGTAGAAAATCCTGTTTTGCTTTATCTAAACGATGGATTTCATCTAATAGTAAAATGACTTGACCAGACATTTTTGCTTCTTCCACGACTAATTGCATATCTTTTTTAGTATTAGTTACTGCATTAAGTTGTCTAAATTTATATTCAGTACTTCCTGAAATAGCTTTAGCAATACTTGTTTTACCAATTCCAGGAGGTCCATAAAAAATCATTGAGGATAAACGTTTGGTTTCAACCATACGTCTTATGATACCTTTGGGTCCTACTAAATGCTGTTGTGAAATAATTTCATCTATATTAGTAGGGCGCATCCTTGAAGCTAATGGTTCAGTACTCACGTTTTTCACACCTTTCTATTACTATCTTAACTGAAAAAATGCTAGAATGGGAATATATATTATTCGAATTAAGTGAGGTAATGTTATGAAAATATCAACGAAAGGGAGATATGGGTTAACTTTAATGATATCCCTAGCTAAAAGAGAAGGGCAAGGGTGTGTATCATTAA encodes:
- a CDS encoding replication-associated recombination protein A, encoding MSTEPLASRMRPTNIDEIISQQHLVGPKGIIRRMVETKRLSSMIFYGPPGIGKTSIAKAISGSTEYKFRQLNAVTNTKKDMQLVVEEAKMSGQVILLLDEIHRLDKAKQDFLLPHLENGKIVLIGATTSNPYHAINPAIRSRAQIFELYALDENDVRVALDRALSDEERGLKIYNPVVDEDALEYFSTQSHGDVRSALNALELAVLSADVADEQRRITLSDAKDCLQKGAFVSDKDGDMHYDVMSAFQKSIRGSDVNAALHYLARLIEAGDLPTIVRRLLVISYEDVGLASPSAGQRTLAAIQSAERLGFPEARIPLSQAVIELSLSPKSNSAIMAIDSALSDIRKGQVGQIPDHLRDGHYKGAKELGRAIGYKYPHNYENSYVVQQYLPDKLKNKIYYEPKTTSKSEQQFKAVYDNLRNKK
- the aspS gene encoding aspartate--tRNA ligase, with protein sequence MSKRTTYCGLVTEELLDQKVTLKGWVHNRRDLGGLIFVDLRDREGIVQIVFNPDFSAEALSIAETVRSEYVVEVEGTVTKRDPETVNPKIKTGQVEVQVSNITIINKAETPPFSINEENQNVDENIRLKYRYLDLRRPELAQTFKMRHQTTRSIREYLDNSGFFDIETPVLTKSTPEGARDYLVPSRVHEGEFYALPQSPQLFKQLLMISGFDKYYQIVKCFRDEDLRADRQPEFTQVDIEMSFVDQEDIIQMGEEMLRKVVKDVKGIELEDEFPRMTYAEAMRRYGSDKPDTRFGMELIDVSQLGKEMDFKVFKDTVENNGEVKAIVAEGAADNYTRKDMDGLTEFVNIYGAKGLAWVKVVDDGLSGPIARFFEDQNVATLKELTGAKSGDLVMFVADKPSVVAQSLGALRVKLAKELGLIDETKLNFLWVTDWPLLEYDEDAKRYVAAHHPFTSPKQEDIAKLDSEPENVEANAYDIVLNGYELGGGSIRISDSQLQEKMFEVLGFTKEQAREQFGFLLDAFKYGAPPHGGIALGLDRLVMLLTNRTNLRDTIAFPKTASATCLLTDAPGEVSDKQLEELSLRIRH
- the hisS gene encoding histidine--tRNA ligase, encoding MIRIPRGTQDILPEASSQWRYIENKLDELMTLYNYKEIRTPIFESTDLFARGVGDSTDVVQKEMYTFKDKGDRSITLRPEGTAAVVRSYIENKMQGNPNQPIKLYYNGPMFRYERKQKGRYRQFNQFGVEAIGAENPSIDAEVLAMVMHIYESFGLKHLKLVINSIGDASSRKEYNDALVKHFEPVIDTFCPDCQSRLHSNPMRILDCKVDRDKEAVKNAPRITDYLNSESKAYYEEVKGYLDELGINYVEDPNLVRGLDYYTHTAFELMMDNPNYDGAITTLCGGGRYNGLLELLDGPSQTGIGFALSIERLLLALEEEGIELDVEDDFDLFIVTMGEEAERYSVKLLNNLRKHGVKADKDYLKRKIKGQMKQADRLNAKYTVVIGDQELENNQIDVKNMATGESKTVKLDELVNFFEK
- a CDS encoding tRNA threonylcarbamoyladenosine dehydratase; the protein is MKHQFSRNELAYGKEGLDLLKNKTVAVLGVGGVGSFAAEALARTNIGHIILIDKDDVDITNVNRQIHALTTTIGQSKVTLMEERIKLINPDCKVTPLHMFYTEETYEDLFNNYDIDYFIDASDTIIYKVHLMKECLERGIKVISSMGAANKTDPTRFQIADISKTYMDPMAKIIRNKLKRQGIKKGIPVVFSDESPIVIREDVKATVGDPNASNRKGQMPPSSNAFVPSTVGLICASYVVNDILKDVPVRRIKDKGNF